Part of the Zea mays cultivar B73 chromosome 4, Zm-B73-REFERENCE-NAM-5.0, whole genome shotgun sequence genome is shown below.
GCAACTATAGGTAAATTGGTAAAACCATCAGCTTTGAGTGTTCAAATAAGTTGCACATGCCTAATACAAAGTGTGTTAGCACTTCTGTTTGACTACTAACTCAATTATGTGAGAAAAATGCATTTTGGACATAGGATGAGCTAAACTGCAAACCCTAGAGAAAGTACTAGTGAAAGGTGATTTTCCATacttagtcaattggattatgtGCTAATCATGTTTGTCCAAGTCGTAGGGAAGCTCCCAAAAAACGAAAAGGTTTGGAAAAGATAGGCTCAAAAGAGCCTTAACTGGGTTGTTCTATGACTCACCGGGCCGGTCCGAAAGCGCATCGGACCGGGTCCGCAGAGGCCTAGACTTAGCCATttgggacatccccttttatgtcCCATGTGTCCTCATCCACCACTAAGGCAAATAAGATAATGTCTCAAAACTAAGCCTTGATGTAATTCTGTTATAATCGGAAAGTCATCTAGTCTCCATCATTTGCTCGAATCCTAGTCACAACATACTTTATTGGAATGTTATGTTTGTCCAAAGCCCATCACATAATATTTCTTGGTATTTTATTATAAACCTTCTTCAAGTCAACGAAAATTATGTGTAGGTCTCACTAGGTTTAACCAGAAAATATATTTCATAATTAATTTATTAGTATTTTATAGGAACATATTCGATGCAAACTAATTTACTAATGCAAATCATGGGAATCAATAAAAGGATAGATGTGTGATGACCTTTTTCAAAAATATTATAATTCAAATAACTCCTCCCATCTCTCACCGGATATTTTAGAAATAGTCTTCTCTCCATTCTTGTGTTGATTTATACTCCCTCTGTCCTAAATTTAAATTTATTTTACATTATTGCTAGATTCATGTATGCATTGTATATATATGTCTAAGTTCAAAATCATTTATATAAATATGGACATAAAAATCTAGAGCTAATATGACTACTATTTTATTAATAGATTGTGTTTGCATATGTTAGCCTCTATAGCTTGACGAAGCCAGAAAGCCTAGCTTCTATCTCGATCATATTTTGTAAGTTTCCACGAATGATAGTAATAAGTTGATTTGCGTATGGGTAGCCTTGTAGCAAGAGAAAGTTGGAAAGTGTAGGTAGTCGGCGCGTTCCTGTGCTCGAAGAAACTGGTCAGGGTGCGTGGTCTGGAAAGGATACATATGTTAATAAGCTGCTGTGATGATGactgatgatatctatatatcgcTGTGTGATCCACAAGTGCACACGTGTCGCGGATGGCCGGCCGGGTCGGTGGCAAACGACCAACTATGGATCAATCAATCAAGCATGATTGTCCATCTGGAACGATCGATCTGCAAGGAATGAAGCATACGTAGAGTGTAGCATGCATGATTGACATGGTTAACGGATGGATGACGACGCGTGGCGATCGAAGCCACGTGCACGTGCACCGGCCACGTTTACTGCGTCGGGCCTCGACACGGCACTCGCGCCAGGCACCGTACCATTCCCGCACCCCGCCCCGGCCGGCGGCCCCCAGCACGTACGCGTGGCGCGAGGGCACACGCGGCTGGGTGGGTCGCCGGCCAACCGACCAGCTCACCGTTGGTTTTAAAAAGGACGCCCAGCGGCTCGACCCAGCGCACCGCCACCATCTAGGCTAGTCTACAGCTAGTACACACCCCACAACAATATAATCGTCGTCGTGGCGGATTGGAGTTGACAGTTGCCATACCACCAGTACTAGCTCGCTCGCTCGCTTGCTCTCAGAACTGATCGCTGTGAGGAGTATGCCGTCGCTGTGGCCAACGAGGAAGAAGCGGGCGCGAGGCTCGGCGGTCCGGTCGTGGTCGCGCCGCCGCGGGAGCAagaaatcatcgtcgtcgtcgtcgctggggGCGCTGTGGCGGCGGATGGTCGGGCCACGCAGGGGGACCCGGACCCGGACTCGGACCCGGGCCCGGGGGAAGAAGCCGGGGCTGCTCTCGCGCGCCGCGCGGGTGCTCTCCTGCGGCCGCCGCTCCTACTGATCGATGCCATCCGGCGCGGACCGGCCGGCGGGCATCGAATCGTCCGAATCGAGATCTGCCGTGACGTGCGCGCGTGACTTGTCTCTATTCCCTTCGTGCGCGGGTTGTTGCCATGCCCGCGAGCGCTGCTGTTTCCCGTGTCGTGTTCGTACCTGCGTGGGAGCTATAGATGCACTCGTGTTGTGTGTATAAATCATTCTGTATATAAACTTCACTTGTAATGTTGATGTTGTTGTCATGGCGTCCAGCGTCTCAATTCTTCGTTCAGTTGCAGAGTGGGTTTGTTGTATACCGTTCCATCAATATTCGATCCCTGAGCTACACcaaaaaaaaaatgaaaataaaaATGGAACACAAAACAACATAGCTTTATATTTAATGCCATATTTTATCCGGATTATATAGTTAGTCCGTAAACAAACAACTAGATTATGAAATCAATCAtaatctagttattggaagcccaggccagacagtgcaatccggtcgagccggaccaggtccagacgtctataaaagaaaattcgtagtgctagggatcagtttttacgccccatctcgattcattatcGACGGTtgccaggccggcggtggcggcggttcccaggccgacggtggcggcccccgatgcagagggcgagcggcggcggcaACGCCCttatgcggtggcggcggtttccaggccggcggtggcggcccccgatccagagggcgagcggcggcagcgcccttgtgcggtggcggcgattcccaggccggtggtcgcaactccattacctcgacgcgcggtggcggaggttcctcgatccgcagcgaggcccttgtgcaggcaagcgacggcgtccccgaagccccga
Proteins encoded:
- the LOC100275309 gene encoding uncharacterized protein LOC100275309, producing MPSLWPTRKKRARGSAVRSWSRRRGSKKSSSSSSLGALWRRMVGPRRGTRTRTRTRARGKKPGLLSRAARVLSCGRRSY